The following are from one region of the Andrena cerasifolii isolate SP2316 chromosome 1, iyAndCera1_principal, whole genome shotgun sequence genome:
- the LOC143370329 gene encoding general transcription factor II-I repeat domain-containing protein 2-like produces MKQLKKYNIQRHYTGSHSKDYVHLSPEERLEEIETLKAALIVADEESQNEEEGPINDAALRSSYIVALELAKTYQPFTSGQLFKELLLEVVHEVSSTQVNKYKCINLSRMTILRRVEEMANNVADRLRNVASNFVSYSLALDESTDISGTPQLAIFIRGVDENLVVTEELLDFLPFKESTTGEDIFSCVEEVIERGNLQWDKLVSVTTDGTPAMAGRFIGLVGRIQSKVKNLAIPREIIAIHCLIHQEHLCAKRVELSDVMAVVVQTTKFIRHNGSKRRPPTDSSHNSFSKIRISLRRK; encoded by the exons atgaaacaattaaaaaaatataatatccaGCGGCACTATACGGGGTCTCATTCTAAGGACTACGTTCATCTGTCACCGGAGGAGAGACTTGAGGAAATTGAAACGCTGAAAGCAGCATTAATAGTAGCAGACGAAGAATCACAGAACGAA GAAGAGGGACCTATCAACGATGCAGCATTGCGTTCAAGTTACATCGTCGCATTGGAGCTTGCGAAGACATACCAACCATTTACATCAGGACAACTTTTCAAAGAACTACTACTGGAGGTGGTACACGAGGTAAGTTCaacacaggtaaataaatataaatgtattaaTCTTTCACGTATGACGATACTGCGCCGGGTAGAAGAAATGGCAAACAATGTGGCGGACCGATTAAGAAACGTCGCAAGTAATTTTGTGTCGTATTCTTTAGCTCTGGATGAGAGCACGGACATCTCTGGTACGCCACAACTTGCCATTTTTATCCGCGGGGTAGATGAAAATTTAGTAGTTACGGAGGAATTGCTAGATTTCCTTCCATTTAAGGAAAGTACGACAGGCGAGGATATTTTCTCATGCGTAGAAGAGGTCATAGAACGCGGTAATTTGCAGTGGGATAAGCTTGTGTCAGTAACAACTGACGGAACCCCCGCTATGGCTGGTAGATTCATCGGATTAGTAGGCCGCATTCAATCGAAGGTAAAAAATTTAGCAATTCCTCGGGAAATAATTGCTATACATTGCTTAATTCACCAGGAGCATTTATGTGCTAAACGCGTCGAATTAAGCGATGTAATGGCAGTTGTTGTCCAAACTACTAAATTTATTAGACATAATGGCAGTAAACGTAGACCGCCTACGGACTCAAGTCACAACtcattttccaaaattagaATCAGTCTCCGTAGgaaataa